The Luteolibacter arcticus genome has a window encoding:
- a CDS encoding alpha/beta hydrolase family protein — protein sequence MKPMLLALLLPVIAFAEPELRQGRFHTPEQAKAEMDARWQDYGTREGWEKRAAAIRQGILEGTGLWPLPEARKPPVVIRHSEQMQAGYTVENVTLETAPGFYLCGNLYLPEAQERMPVVLCTHGHGSMKDALARGRFHESMQKRCGALAKMGCAVFAYDMIGYGESAVAGWKHGVSGQELRLQLWNSMRALDFMLSLPGADATRVAVTGESGGGTQAFLLAAVDDRVTASIPCVQVSSWFYGGCACESGLPIHVRPDHVANNAEIAAVIAPKPLLVISDGKDWTQHVPKLELPHLQRIYGLFGKEDAVENAHFADEGHDYGPSKRTAMYRFVGKSFSLDAAKADEASVVALPGASLRAFDGTHPRPETEVPANSEAKLY from the coding sequence ATGAAACCGATGCTCCTCGCCTTGCTCCTGCCGGTCATCGCTTTCGCAGAACCCGAGCTGCGCCAGGGCCGCTTTCACACGCCGGAGCAGGCGAAGGCGGAAATGGATGCTCGTTGGCAGGACTACGGCACTCGCGAGGGCTGGGAGAAGCGGGCAGCGGCAATTCGGCAGGGCATCCTCGAAGGCACCGGGCTTTGGCCGCTGCCGGAAGCACGGAAGCCACCGGTGGTGATCCGCCATTCCGAGCAGATGCAAGCCGGCTACACCGTGGAAAACGTGACGCTCGAAACCGCGCCCGGCTTCTACCTCTGCGGGAATCTTTACCTGCCAGAGGCGCAGGAAAGGATGCCGGTGGTGCTCTGCACGCATGGCCACGGCTCGATGAAGGACGCGCTGGCCCGTGGCCGCTTCCATGAGTCGATGCAGAAGCGCTGCGGTGCCTTGGCGAAGATGGGTTGCGCGGTTTTCGCGTATGACATGATCGGCTACGGCGAGTCCGCTGTCGCGGGGTGGAAGCACGGCGTGAGCGGCCAGGAGCTGCGCCTGCAATTGTGGAACTCGATGCGCGCGCTCGATTTCATGCTCTCGCTGCCCGGCGCGGACGCCACGCGGGTGGCGGTGACCGGCGAGTCCGGCGGCGGCACCCAGGCCTTCCTCCTCGCCGCGGTGGACGACCGCGTGACGGCATCGATCCCCTGCGTGCAGGTGTCGTCGTGGTTTTATGGCGGCTGCGCGTGCGAAAGCGGCCTGCCGATCCACGTGCGGCCCGATCATGTGGCGAACAACGCAGAGATCGCCGCAGTCATCGCGCCGAAGCCGCTGCTGGTGATCTCGGATGGCAAGGACTGGACGCAGCACGTGCCCAAGCTGGAGCTGCCGCACTTGCAGCGAATCTACGGACTCTTCGGCAAAGAGGATGCCGTGGAGAACGCGCACTTCGCGGACGAAGGGCATGACTACGGCCCATCGAAGCGCACCGCGATGTATCGCTTCGTGGGAAAGTCCTTCTCGCTCGATGCGGCGAAGGCGGATGAGGCAAGCGTAGTGGCTCTTCCCGGGGCATCGCTGCGGGCCTTCGACGGAACGCACCCGCGCCCCGAGACCGAAGTGCCGGCGAATTCGGAGGCGAAGCTCTACTAG
- a CDS encoding SMI1/KNR4 family protein — protein sequence MSDFEVVILMAVLAIPAIGLIWLVRRMRAPFRKRRDELAVARYRERLAAPDFAAMEAHFGVELPAELKAFYRQPLLEKSATLRLESGEWDIDSFEAIDGESPREAWPGCESYVAIANDGCGNRYLFDPKQPGRGVFFHDHEIGEFPVVDSLRGFLMAIEASEGWRE from the coding sequence GTGTCCGATTTCGAAGTCGTTATCCTAATGGCGGTGCTGGCCATTCCTGCCATCGGCCTCATCTGGTTGGTGCGACGTATGCGCGCACCGTTCAGGAAGCGGCGCGACGAACTGGCGGTAGCCCGCTATCGGGAGCGGCTGGCCGCGCCTGATTTCGCTGCGATGGAAGCTCATTTCGGAGTGGAACTACCTGCCGAGCTAAAGGCCTTTTACCGTCAGCCTTTGCTCGAGAAGAGTGCGACGCTCCGGCTCGAATCGGGCGAGTGGGATATCGATTCCTTCGAGGCAATTGACGGCGAGTCCCCGCGGGAAGCTTGGCCGGGATGCGAGTCCTATGTCGCAATCGCGAATGACGGTTGCGGTAACCGGTATCTTTTCGATCCCAAGCAGCCGGGGCGCGGCGTGTTCTTCCACGACCACGAGATTGGCGAGTTCCCGGTCGTGGATTCATTGCGCGGGTTCCTGATGGCCATTGAGGCGTCGGAAGGATGGCGGGAGTGA